Genomic segment of Deinococcota bacterium:
GCGGCAGCGTTACGCCGAGGGCATGCGCAGGCTCGTCGCCAACCTCACCCAGGCTTTCGACAACGATTCCGTCAACCTCCTGCTCATGCACACCACCATGAACGGCGCGACCCTGGCCAACTCCGAGTACCAGTTTCACTGCTCCGAAGCCTATACCCTGAGCCCCGATCTCTTTCCGGCGAACTGCACCTACGTGGCGCTCGGGCACATCCACAAGCCGCAGACCATCCAGGGCTATCCCGACTACGGCGGCAGGTACGCGGGCAGCGTCATCCAGCTCGACTTCGGCGAGGGGGCCGACAAGAAGTACGCCTATATCGTAGAGGCCAAGGCGGGCGAGCCCACCAGGCTGGTCAAGGAGCACCACATCCAGGCGGGCCGCCGGCTCAAGAACGTCAGGCTCGACTTAGACGCCCTCGAGCGCCGGACGGGCGAGCTCGCCGACTGGGGCGGTTGGCTCAAGCTGAGGCTCGCCTTGGAGCGCCCCCTGCCCGGCCTCAAGGACCGCGTCAAGGCCACCTTGCCCAACGTCTTGGCCGTCGAGCTCGAGCTGCCTGGCGAGGCCGCGGAGGAGATGGGCGGCGTGGACCACGAGGCGCTCGGCCTTGGCGAGAGCTACGCCCAGTTCTACCACGAGCAGCGCGGCCAGCCCCTGCCGGACGAGCTGAGAAGGGCCTTCGGCGAGCTCTACGACAGCGTCGACCACGAGGAGCCCGAGTCCCAAGAGCCCGCCGAACTGTCCGCCGAACTGTCCGCCGAACTGTCCGCCGAGGTCAGCTCCTGAAGCCGCTCAAGCTCGAGCTCTCCGGCTTCACCTGCTTTCGCGAGCCCGCCCGCGTGAGCTTCGACGACCTCTCGCTCTTCGCCATCGAGGGGCCGACGGGCGCGGGCAAGTCCACGCTCCTAGACGCCATGATCTACGCGCTCTACGGCCAGACGCCGCGGCTCGGCGGCAAAGGGCTCGACGTGCTCCTCAGCCCCGGCCTCGGCCAGATGTACGTCAACTTCGAGTTCGAGGTGGCCGGAGGCCAGGCCTACCGGGTGGCGCGCCTCCTGGAGAGGAAAGGCAAGAAGCTCGAGTCGCAGGTTCGCGTCGCCAAGCTCGTCGGCAAGGACTGGAAACAGCTTCCCGAGAGCGACAAGATCAAGGAGGCCAAGGACAAGCTCGAGAGCATCGTCGGGCTCGACTACGAGGGCTTCACCCGCGCGGTCATGCTGCCTCAGGGCGCCTTTGACGAGTTTCTGCGCGG
This window contains:
- a CDS encoding exonuclease SbcCD subunit D C-terminal domain-containing protein, producing DSKRPGPEAEEAVYEFFLTTGRAGIPSVVIAGNHDSPGRLDAVGGILKLAQVHAFGEAKVAGQGGAFSLGLGREVARIAALPFVSERRLVRVAELLGGDPGAWRQRYAEGMRRLVANLTQAFDNDSVNLLLMHTTMNGATLANSEYQFHCSEAYTLSPDLFPANCTYVALGHIHKPQTIQGYPDYGGRYAGSVIQLDFGEGADKKYAYIVEAKAGEPTRLVKEHHIQAGRRLKNVRLDLDALERRTGELADWGGWLKLRLALERPLPGLKDRVKATLPNVLAVELELPGEAAEEMGGVDHEALGLGESYAQFYHEQRGQPLPDELRRAFGELYDSVDHEEPESQEPAELSAELSAELSAEVSS